From Microbacterium pseudoresistens, the proteins below share one genomic window:
- a CDS encoding MDR family MFS transporter, whose protein sequence is MNVTAPSVESPRSAREVFTAISGLIVGMFVAVLSGTVVSTSLPVIVADLGGTQSQYTWVITASLLATAVSTPIWGKLADLVDRKVLVQLSLALFTVGTVIAGFSTDMNMLIAVRVVQGLGVGGLMSLVMIAVALIISPRERGKYMGVVGGIMALGTIGGPLLGGFITDAMGWRANFFVGVPFAVIALLLLQFTLHLPKPDKARVSIDYMGIVLLAVGVSTLLIWVSMGGNQFDWDSSTSLTLGVIAVVAILAFIAVEFFVKEPIVPMSLFRNRTFTLSVIASIAIGVSMFATSVFLAQYFQLARGATPTESGLMTIPMIIGQMGSSIIIGQLVSRFGKWKGWMITGSVLTVAGVSLMSTLRYDTPFPLVAAFMVVLGAGLGMVMQNLTLIVQNDTPPTQLGAASSNVNFFRTIAGTIGVTVMGSILSTSVATHVTDGLSGFTPTSPDEIDALKSLSTGNVPKMSELPETIRTIVESAYGHGIAEAFMVAIPLAVLAVIAIAFIRNKPLSTKNAAEQLRAQAEESVIEVAEAEVAASLNTGSVLIGNSDAATQTERPVAVLERDDEERGR, encoded by the coding sequence TTGAACGTCACCGCACCATCCGTGGAATCGCCGCGCTCCGCGCGTGAAGTCTTCACCGCCATCTCCGGTCTCATCGTCGGCATGTTCGTCGCCGTGCTCTCGGGCACGGTCGTCTCGACCTCGTTGCCGGTCATCGTCGCCGACCTCGGCGGCACGCAGTCCCAGTACACCTGGGTCATCACCGCCAGCCTCCTGGCCACCGCCGTCTCGACCCCCATCTGGGGCAAGCTGGCCGACCTCGTCGACCGCAAGGTGCTCGTGCAGCTCTCGCTCGCCCTGTTCACCGTGGGCACCGTGATCGCCGGCTTCTCCACCGACATGAACATGCTCATCGCCGTGCGCGTCGTGCAGGGCCTCGGCGTGGGCGGTCTCATGTCGCTCGTCATGATCGCCGTCGCCCTGATCATCTCGCCGCGCGAGCGCGGAAAGTACATGGGCGTCGTCGGCGGCATCATGGCCCTCGGCACGATCGGCGGACCGCTGCTGGGCGGATTCATCACCGACGCGATGGGCTGGCGGGCCAACTTCTTCGTCGGCGTGCCGTTCGCCGTCATCGCCCTCCTCCTGCTGCAGTTCACGCTGCACCTGCCCAAGCCCGACAAGGCGCGCGTCTCCATCGACTACATGGGCATCGTGCTGCTGGCGGTCGGCGTGTCGACCCTGCTCATCTGGGTGTCGATGGGCGGCAACCAGTTCGACTGGGACTCCTCGACCAGCCTGACCCTCGGCGTCATCGCCGTGGTCGCCATCCTCGCCTTCATCGCGGTGGAGTTCTTCGTGAAGGAACCCATCGTGCCGATGTCGTTGTTCCGCAACCGCACCTTCACCCTCTCGGTGATCGCCTCGATCGCGATCGGCGTGTCGATGTTCGCCACCTCGGTGTTCCTCGCGCAGTACTTCCAGCTCGCCCGTGGCGCCACGCCCACCGAGTCTGGTCTGATGACCATCCCGATGATCATCGGCCAGATGGGTTCGTCGATCATCATCGGCCAGCTGGTGAGCCGCTTCGGCAAGTGGAAGGGCTGGATGATCACCGGCTCCGTGCTCACGGTCGCCGGCGTCAGCCTCATGTCGACGCTGCGCTACGACACCCCGTTCCCGCTCGTGGCGGCCTTCATGGTGGTGCTGGGCGCGGGTCTGGGCATGGTCATGCAGAACCTCACCCTCATCGTGCAGAACGACACCCCGCCCACGCAGCTGGGGGCGGCCTCGTCGAACGTCAACTTCTTCCGCACGATCGCCGGCACCATCGGCGTCACGGTGATGGGCTCGATCCTGTCCACGAGCGTGGCGACGCACGTCACCGACGGCCTGTCGGGCTTCACGCCCACCTCGCCGGATGAGATCGACGCGCTCAAGAGCCTCTCCACGGGCAATGTGCCGAAGATGTCGGAGCTGCCCGAGACCATCCGCACCATCGTGGAGTCGGCGTACGGCCACGGCATCGCCGAGGCGTTCATGGTCGCCATCCCGCTCGCGGTGCTCGCCGTGATCGCGATCGCGTTCATCCGCAACAAGCCGCTGTCGACGAAGAACGCCGCCGAGCAGCTGCGCGCGCAGGCCGAGGAGTCGGTGATCGAGGTCGCCGAGGCCGAGGTGGCCGCGTCGCTGAACACCGGCAGCGTCCTGATCGGCAACTCGGATGCGGCGACGCAGACCGAGCGCCCCGTGGCCGTGCTCGAGCGCGACGACGAGGAGCGGGGGCGCTGA
- a CDS encoding MarR family winged helix-turn-helix transcriptional regulator — MATVESVAHDEDLDEVLAEFQGDLNLIFTRARSLWKESAARIHPDLQPAGYKLLSHIARAGSASAHLLSERFELDKSAVSRQIRMLEDLGLVASRPDEHDGRLRVLTATAEAEAALVGVRRAHVDRLRRILAELTPEELRAASKVFRLLAEV; from the coding sequence ATGGCGACCGTCGAGAGCGTGGCGCACGACGAGGATCTCGATGAGGTGCTCGCCGAGTTCCAGGGCGACCTGAACCTCATCTTCACGCGCGCCCGGTCGCTGTGGAAGGAATCCGCGGCGCGGATCCATCCCGATCTGCAGCCGGCCGGGTACAAGCTGCTCTCGCACATCGCCCGCGCCGGCAGCGCCAGCGCGCACCTGCTCTCCGAGCGGTTCGAGCTGGACAAGTCGGCCGTCAGCAGGCAGATCCGGATGCTCGAGGATCTCGGGCTCGTGGCCTCTCGTCCGGATGAGCACGACGGCCGGCTGCGGGTGCTCACCGCGACGGCCGAGGCCGAGGCTGCGCTCGTCGGGGTGCGGCGCGCCCACGTCGACCGCCTGCGTCGCATCCTCGCCGAGCTGACGCCGGAGGAGCTTCGCGCGGCGTCGAAGGTGTTCCGTCTCCTCGCCGAGGTCTGA
- a CDS encoding MarR family winged helix-turn-helix transcriptional regulator, whose translation MSAESDDATGSSLDQAVARVEHELGRLFARIRIGWREAAATVHPELQPLGYQVLTSIVSGKATTAGEIIERLQTDKSAISRHVRQLEQLGLIESVRDPDDRRMRRLVATPLAQERVAEARAAYEGRLGDRLRSWSVEDLDHFLALLDDFGR comes from the coding sequence ATGAGTGCCGAATCCGATGACGCCACGGGCTCGTCGCTCGATCAGGCCGTCGCGCGAGTGGAGCACGAGCTCGGCCGGCTGTTCGCGCGCATCCGCATCGGGTGGCGCGAGGCCGCGGCCACCGTGCATCCCGAACTGCAGCCGCTGGGCTACCAGGTGCTCACCTCGATCGTCAGCGGCAAGGCCACCACGGCGGGCGAGATCATCGAACGTCTGCAGACCGACAAGTCGGCGATCAGTCGTCATGTCCGCCAGTTGGAGCAGCTGGGGCTCATCGAGAGCGTGCGCGATCCCGACGACCGGCGGATGCGTCGACTCGTCGCCACGCCGCTCGCCCAGGAGAGGGTGGCGGAGGCGAGAGCCGCCTACGAGGGCCGCCTCGGCGATCGGTTGCGCTCCTGGTCGGTCGAAGACCTCGACCACTTCCTCGCCCTGCTCGACGACTTCGGTCGCTGA
- a CDS encoding sugar phosphate isomerase/epimerase family protein, translated as MIIRSGLCSVTFRALEPAHIAALAAESGLAAIEWAGDAHVPPGDLDHAAEVGRITADAGIAVASYGSYFRAGAGEEIAPWLDAAEALGADRVRVWAGSVGSAEATPEERAQVASRVADAALAAAERGLTLALEYHGGTLADTPQATLRLLAEVDHPALTSYWQPTVGAPDAVARDEFAAVAGQVSAIHAFSWWPDDERHPLQTRESLWTAVLAHAAALPAPPRDVLLEFIPDDDPALLPREAAALRRMLAGAGAGQIV; from the coding sequence ATGATCATCCGGTCGGGGCTGTGCTCGGTGACGTTCCGTGCTCTCGAACCCGCGCACATCGCGGCGCTCGCCGCGGAGTCGGGGTTGGCCGCGATCGAATGGGCCGGTGATGCGCACGTGCCGCCGGGCGATCTCGACCATGCCGCCGAGGTCGGCCGGATCACGGCGGATGCGGGCATCGCCGTCGCCTCGTACGGCTCGTACTTCCGTGCGGGAGCGGGGGAGGAGATCGCGCCCTGGCTCGATGCGGCAGAGGCGCTGGGTGCCGACCGCGTGCGCGTGTGGGCCGGCTCCGTGGGTTCTGCCGAGGCGACGCCCGAGGAGCGCGCGCAGGTCGCCTCGCGGGTGGCGGATGCGGCGCTTGCCGCGGCAGAACGGGGTCTGACCCTCGCGCTGGAATACCACGGCGGCACGCTCGCCGACACTCCGCAGGCGACGCTCCGCCTCCTCGCCGAGGTGGATCATCCCGCGCTGACGAGCTATTGGCAGCCGACGGTCGGAGCGCCGGATGCGGTGGCGCGCGACGAGTTCGCCGCGGTTGCGGGGCAGGTGAGCGCCATCCACGCGTTCTCCTGGTGGCCCGACGACGAACGCCATCCCCTTCAGACCCGGGAGTCGTTGTGGACGGCCGTGCTCGCGCACGCGGCGGCCCTGCCGGCGCCGCCGCGAGACGTGCTGCTGGAGTTCATTCCCGACGACGATCCCGCGCTCCTGCCCCGCGAAGCGGCCGCGCTGCGCCGGATGCTCGCGGGAGCGGGTGCCGGTCAGATCGTGTAG
- a CDS encoding acyl-CoA dehydrogenase family protein — protein sequence MTAALARSRDDIVAASAARAATTAGAVDGAESEPLHDTLAAYAAIGALGAGVDRDDDDLSDAVAVLSAVAGECMSTAFSLWAHRMVTEYVRASALPARDELLDELVSGRRAGSIAMATALQEAAGLGAVPTLAAPDGEGGYRVSGRIAWASNIAEGTLVVFPARVVAEGAEASADDGARVILVTTVGEDGLTTRPVEDLLALGATRSAMLAFDGLHVPAGNVLAESLAAVAAQRTTHFLLQTALCLGLARRSLAEAGERLGGPNQVLGGFQTRLSAQAEALTADLDRFARSADAVSPREVTLLRFESARLANAAARHESALTGGRGFVTTSATNRRLREASFLPVQSPSEVQLLWELEQFGDRLADAYTI from the coding sequence ATGACCGCCGCCCTCGCACGCAGCCGCGACGACATCGTCGCCGCGAGCGCCGCCCGCGCCGCCACCACCGCCGGTGCCGTCGACGGCGCCGAATCGGAGCCGCTGCACGACACGCTCGCCGCCTACGCCGCGATCGGCGCGCTCGGCGCGGGCGTCGATCGCGACGACGACGACCTCTCCGATGCCGTGGCCGTGCTCTCTGCCGTCGCCGGCGAGTGCATGAGCACGGCCTTCTCGCTGTGGGCGCACCGGATGGTCACCGAGTACGTGCGCGCCTCGGCTCTTCCTGCCCGCGACGAGCTGCTCGACGAGCTGGTGTCGGGGCGGCGTGCGGGCTCGATCGCGATGGCGACGGCGCTGCAGGAGGCGGCCGGTCTCGGCGCCGTGCCGACCCTCGCCGCCCCCGATGGCGAGGGCGGATACCGGGTGTCGGGCCGCATCGCGTGGGCGTCGAACATCGCCGAGGGCACGCTCGTCGTCTTTCCCGCGCGGGTGGTCGCCGAGGGCGCGGAGGCGTCTGCCGACGATGGAGCCCGCGTCATCCTCGTGACCACCGTGGGCGAAGACGGGCTCACGACCCGCCCTGTCGAGGATCTGCTGGCGCTCGGCGCGACGCGCTCGGCGATGCTCGCCTTCGACGGGCTGCACGTGCCTGCAGGGAACGTGCTGGCCGAGTCGCTGGCCGCCGTGGCCGCGCAGCGCACCACGCACTTCTTGCTGCAGACCGCGCTGTGCCTGGGCCTTGCCCGCCGCTCGCTCGCGGAGGCGGGCGAGCGGCTCGGCGGCCCGAACCAGGTGCTCGGCGGATTCCAGACCCGGCTGTCTGCCCAGGCCGAGGCCCTGACGGCCGACCTCGACCGCTTCGCGCGGAGCGCAGATGCCGTCTCGCCGCGCGAGGTCACCCTGCTGCGGTTCGAATCGGCCCGGCTGGCGAACGCCGCCGCCCGGCACGAATCGGCGCTCACCGGCGGGCGCGGCTTCGTCACGACCTCGGCCACCAACCGTCGCCTGCGCGAGGCGAGCTTCCTTCCCGTGCAGTCGCCCAGCGAGGTGCAACTGCTGTGGGAGCTGGAGCAGTTCGGCGACCGCCTCGCCGACGCCTACACGATCTGA
- a CDS encoding ABC transporter permease subunit, which translates to MKALARIGVLAATVVLWWLLADVVFAGNPVVSKMGPISTVRALAGLVVDPQFLDAIAVSLGRLLAGLAIALVIGIPLGILFGSRRLVEDAVNPVVQFLRMTSPLAWAPLAIVLLGAGTGAVIALVALAAVWPIVLGVAGGVRALDPGLNRVARSLGATRWEAFRSTALPALAAPITGAARVALGIAWVVIVPAEMLGVANGLGYAILNARDNIDYSGLAATMLAIGILGFLLDRIFRGVHQLAPGRKDQT; encoded by the coding sequence GTGAAGGCGCTGGCGCGCATCGGCGTGCTCGCCGCGACGGTCGTGCTGTGGTGGCTGCTGGCCGATGTCGTCTTCGCCGGCAACCCCGTCGTCTCGAAGATGGGGCCGATCAGCACGGTGCGCGCGCTCGCCGGCCTCGTCGTCGACCCGCAGTTCCTGGATGCGATCGCCGTCTCGCTCGGACGGCTGCTGGCCGGTCTCGCGATCGCGCTGGTGATCGGCATCCCGCTCGGCATCCTGTTCGGCTCGCGCCGGCTCGTGGAGGACGCGGTGAACCCCGTCGTGCAGTTCTTGCGGATGACCTCGCCGCTGGCCTGGGCGCCGCTGGCGATCGTGCTGCTCGGCGCGGGCACGGGAGCGGTCATCGCCCTCGTCGCCCTGGCCGCCGTGTGGCCGATCGTGCTGGGTGTGGCCGGGGGCGTGCGGGCCTTGGATCCTGGGCTGAACCGGGTCGCCCGCTCGCTCGGCGCGACGCGATGGGAGGCGTTCCGCTCCACGGCGCTGCCCGCGCTGGCGGCGCCCATCACCGGCGCCGCCCGCGTCGCACTCGGCATCGCGTGGGTCGTGATCGTGCCCGCCGAGATGCTCGGCGTGGCGAACGGGCTGGGGTACGCGATCCTCAATGCGCGCGACAACATCGACTACTCGGGGCTCGCGGCCACGATGCTCGCCATCGGCATCCTCGGTTTCCTCCTCGATCGCATCTTCCGGGGCGTCCACCAGCTCGCGCCCGGGCGAAAGGACCAGACATGA
- a CDS encoding ABC transporter substrate-binding protein translates to MTDTTPPGEQTPGSAPIAEVRDAGVVRGGTEVFSGLDLALLPGELLTIVGPSGAGKSTLLSLLSGLLAPTAGTVRRPEDEGGSTRVVFQDAHLLPWRTAAENVRLGLEYRANGGHGLGHARDADATVAALLADLGIAELADRLPVQLSGGQAQRVAIARAVAARPSLLLLDEPFSALDPLTRADTQAWLRRVHEHRGLTTVLVTHDLAEAARLGDRVAVLRPGREGLHILSSDGDDHAALEAELLARFADEIGDDEPVDDAVLTGAPKPARSRREFLTLAGAGALLALPVVAAGTVRGGSASAEPNAGGVNPDAGPARDPDAPRDTLRIGYLPITDAAPLLLAHDSGAFAERGIDTPTPTLFRGWAPLVEALQAGSVDIVHLLMPSAMQLRYEAGVPVSVLAWNHVNGSAVTVRPDVTDIAQLAGTTFAVPGWYSVHNVVFQQLLRDAGLTAVINQEPSVEAGTVQLVVLAPADMPAALGAGSVSGYIVAEPFCAVAEVQGVGRILRFTGDVWREHACCVTVVREDLVTGDPDLAQRAADAVVAAQRLILDDRAAAAERLSAGGYLPQSPEAIAKVLVEHGEEHYVEDGAIHHPEWEQSRIGFQPYAYPSYTEELVRQMRLTTIDADTAWLDRIDPAAVHTDLVAVDINERAIDAAGGLSQFGATATRTEQVQP, encoded by the coding sequence GTGACCGACACCACCCCGCCCGGCGAGCAGACGCCCGGATCCGCCCCGATAGCCGAGGTGCGCGACGCCGGCGTCGTCCGCGGCGGCACCGAGGTGTTCTCTGGGCTCGACCTCGCACTCCTCCCCGGCGAGCTGCTCACGATCGTCGGCCCCTCCGGCGCGGGCAAGTCCACGCTGCTGTCGCTGCTGTCGGGACTGCTCGCCCCCACCGCCGGCACCGTGCGCCGCCCCGAAGACGAGGGCGGGTCCACCCGCGTCGTGTTCCAGGATGCGCATCTGCTGCCCTGGCGCACCGCCGCCGAGAACGTGCGCCTGGGACTGGAGTACCGCGCCAACGGCGGGCACGGACTCGGCCACGCGCGGGATGCGGATGCGACCGTCGCCGCACTCCTGGCGGACCTCGGGATCGCCGAGCTCGCCGATCGCCTTCCCGTGCAGCTCTCGGGCGGTCAGGCCCAGCGCGTCGCGATCGCGCGTGCCGTGGCGGCCCGGCCCAGCCTGCTGCTGCTCGACGAGCCGTTCTCGGCACTCGATCCGCTCACCCGCGCCGACACCCAGGCCTGGCTGCGCCGCGTGCACGAGCACCGCGGACTCACCACTGTGCTCGTCACGCACGACCTCGCCGAAGCCGCGCGCCTCGGCGACCGGGTGGCCGTGCTGCGGCCGGGGCGGGAGGGTCTGCACATCCTCTCCTCCGACGGCGACGACCACGCCGCCCTCGAGGCCGAGCTGCTCGCGCGCTTCGCCGACGAGATCGGCGACGACGAACCCGTTGACGACGCCGTCCTCACCGGGGCGCCGAAGCCCGCCCGGTCGCGGCGCGAGTTCCTCACCCTCGCCGGCGCCGGTGCCCTGCTGGCGCTGCCCGTCGTCGCCGCGGGCACCGTGCGGGGCGGATCCGCCTCGGCCGAGCCGAACGCGGGAGGCGTCAACCCGGATGCCGGACCCGCCCGTGATCCCGACGCGCCCCGAGACACCCTCCGCATCGGCTATCTGCCCATCACCGATGCCGCCCCGCTCCTGCTCGCCCACGACTCCGGCGCCTTCGCCGAGCGCGGCATCGACACTCCGACGCCCACATTGTTCCGCGGCTGGGCGCCGCTGGTCGAGGCGCTGCAGGCCGGCAGCGTCGACATCGTGCACCTGCTCATGCCCTCTGCCATGCAGCTGCGCTATGAGGCGGGCGTGCCGGTGAGCGTGCTCGCCTGGAACCACGTGAACGGCTCGGCCGTGACCGTGCGCCCCGACGTCACCGACATCGCCCAGCTCGCCGGCACCACCTTCGCCGTGCCCGGCTGGTACTCGGTGCACAACGTCGTCTTCCAGCAGCTGCTGCGGGATGCGGGCCTCACCGCCGTCATCAACCAGGAACCGAGCGTCGAGGCGGGCACCGTGCAGCTCGTGGTGCTCGCCCCCGCCGACATGCCCGCCGCGCTGGGCGCCGGATCTGTGTCGGGCTACATCGTCGCCGAACCCTTCTGCGCGGTCGCCGAGGTTCAGGGCGTGGGCCGCATCCTCCGCTTCACCGGAGATGTGTGGCGCGAGCACGCGTGCTGCGTGACCGTGGTGCGCGAAGATCTCGTGACCGGCGACCCCGACCTGGCCCAGCGCGCCGCGGATGCCGTGGTCGCCGCCCAGCGGCTGATCCTCGATGACCGTGCGGCCGCCGCCGAGCGCCTGAGCGCAGGCGGTTACCTGCCCCAGTCGCCCGAGGCCATCGCCAAGGTGCTCGTGGAGCACGGCGAGGAGCACTACGTGGAGGACGGCGCGATCCACCACCCGGAGTGGGAGCAGTCGCGCATCGGCTTCCAGCCGTACGCCTACCCGAGCTACACCGAAGAGCTCGTGCGGCAGATGCGCCTGACCACCATCGACGCCGACACCGCATGGCTGGATCGGATCGATCCGGCCGCCGTGCACACCGACCTCGTCGCCGTCGACATCAACGAGCGCGCGATCGATGCTGCGGGTGGCCTGTCGCAGTTCGGCGCCACCGCCACCCGCACCGAGCAGGTGCAGCCGTGA
- a CDS encoding TetR family transcriptional regulator: protein MTTLTPAADRLLQSASRLFCQEGIRPVGIDRILADAGVAKATLYQAFGSKEALIVAHLERRDMADRQAYRAHIASIPAGPARLLASFTLAARRTAADGFIGCVYLNALNEFPEPDEPIGRAVRQHRDWVQEQWRDAVSARDDAERIIAEAQVAYDGGLLGSKVEHSPAPIELAGEIVRTRLAAAI from the coding sequence GTGACCACGCTCACTCCCGCCGCCGACCGCCTGCTCCAGTCGGCCAGCCGCCTGTTCTGCCAGGAGGGCATCCGCCCCGTCGGCATCGACCGCATCCTCGCCGACGCCGGCGTCGCCAAGGCGACCCTCTATCAGGCGTTCGGCTCGAAGGAGGCGCTCATCGTCGCCCACCTCGAGCGCCGCGACATGGCAGACCGCCAGGCGTACCGCGCGCACATCGCGTCCATCCCCGCTGGTCCCGCGCGGCTGCTCGCCTCCTTCACCCTGGCGGCGCGGCGCACCGCCGCCGACGGCTTCATCGGATGCGTGTACCTCAACGCGCTCAACGAGTTCCCCGAGCCCGACGAACCCATCGGCCGCGCCGTGCGACAGCACCGCGACTGGGTGCAGGAGCAGTGGCGGGATGCCGTGAGCGCCCGCGACGACGCCGAGCGGATCATCGCCGAGGCGCAGGTCGCCTACGACGGCGGGCTGCTCGGCTCGAAGGTCGAGCACTCCCCCGCGCCCATCGAGCTGGCCGGCGAGATCGTGCGCACCCGCCTCGCCGCTGCAATCTGA
- a CDS encoding DUF4242 domain-containing protein, translating to MGLFLVEAELSEPGRQSAATVIEAVAAAYASSGGTLVEAQVPAGHERVYLILEGDDCAGVVLDAAALPGVASITEAVPVRIVGATVEQVRERGAGAGYLVEWDIPAEVTMEQYLARKKEKSPLYDTLDDVSFLRTYVREDTQKCLCFYDAQDEAAVRNAREVVSTPISRLQALDADAVVS from the coding sequence ATGGGCCTGTTTCTCGTCGAGGCCGAACTGAGCGAGCCGGGTCGCCAGAGCGCCGCGACCGTCATCGAGGCCGTGGCCGCCGCCTATGCGTCGTCTGGCGGAACGCTGGTCGAGGCCCAGGTTCCCGCGGGTCACGAGCGGGTCTACCTCATCCTCGAGGGCGACGACTGCGCGGGTGTCGTGCTCGACGCGGCCGCGCTCCCCGGCGTCGCCTCGATCACCGAGGCGGTGCCCGTGCGGATCGTGGGCGCCACGGTCGAGCAGGTGCGCGAGCGCGGCGCCGGTGCCGGCTACCTCGTGGAGTGGGACATCCCCGCCGAGGTGACGATGGAGCAGTACCTCGCGCGCAAGAAGGAGAAGTCGCCGCTGTACGACACCCTCGACGATGTCTCGTTCCTGCGCACCTACGTGCGCGAGGACACCCAGAAGTGCCTGTGCTTCTACGATGCGCAGGACGAGGCGGCCGTCCGCAACGCGCGCGAGGTCGTGAGCACGCCGATCAGCCGGCTACAGGCGCTCGATGCCGACGCCGTCGTGAGCTGA
- the pgm gene encoding phosphoglucomutase (alpha-D-glucose-1,6-bisphosphate-dependent), whose translation MTSRAGLPAEESDLIDVDALIAAYYDRAPDPSNPAEQVVFGTSGHRGSSLSGSFNENHILATTQAIVDYRTAQGITGPLFLGRDTHALSRPAERSAIEVLVANGVEVRVDARDSWVPTPALSHAILTHNLRTPDGASARADGIVVTPSHNPPRDGGFKYNPPHGGPADTDATGWIAERANALIAAGMEGVQRIRYADIDAARIGAYDFRDAYVRDLPSIIDVDAIKRAGVRIGADPLGGASVEYWALIGELFGLELTVVNREVDPTWRFMTLDWDEKIRMDPSSPNAMASLVAKRGDYDVLTGNDADADRHGIVTPDAGLMNPNHYLAVAIDYLFSHRPSWRADAAVGKTLVSSMVIDRVAASLERPLLEVPVGFKWFVPGLLDGSVAFGGEESAGASFLRTDGTVWSTDKDGILLCLLAAEIIAVTGKTPSQRYAELEQEFGASAYQRIDAPATPEQKAALAALAPESVSAVELAGEPITAKLSHAPGNGAAIGGLKVQTEHAWFAARPSGTEDVYKLYAESLRGPEHLAQVQDEARTVVAAALN comes from the coding sequence ATGACGAGCCGTGCCGGCCTCCCCGCGGAGGAAAGTGACCTCATCGACGTCGACGCCCTGATCGCGGCGTACTACGACCGGGCCCCCGATCCGTCGAATCCCGCCGAACAGGTCGTGTTCGGCACGAGCGGGCACCGCGGCTCGTCGCTGTCGGGCAGTTTCAACGAGAACCACATCCTCGCCACGACGCAGGCGATCGTCGACTACCGCACGGCGCAGGGCATCACCGGACCGCTGTTCCTCGGCCGCGACACGCACGCCCTCTCCCGCCCCGCCGAGCGCAGCGCGATCGAGGTGCTCGTCGCGAACGGCGTGGAGGTGCGGGTCGATGCCCGCGACTCGTGGGTGCCGACCCCGGCGCTCAGCCACGCCATCCTCACCCACAACCTCCGCACGCCCGACGGCGCCTCGGCCAGGGCGGACGGCATCGTCGTCACCCCGTCGCACAACCCGCCCCGCGACGGCGGGTTCAAGTACAACCCGCCGCACGGCGGCCCCGCCGACACGGATGCGACCGGATGGATCGCCGAGCGCGCCAACGCCCTCATCGCCGCGGGGATGGAGGGCGTGCAGCGCATCCGCTACGCCGACATCGACGCCGCCCGCATCGGTGCGTACGACTTCCGCGACGCCTATGTTCGCGACCTGCCTTCGATCATCGACGTCGATGCCATCAAGCGCGCGGGGGTGCGGATCGGCGCCGACCCGCTCGGCGGGGCCTCGGTGGAGTACTGGGCGCTCATCGGCGAGCTGTTCGGTCTCGAGCTCACCGTGGTGAACCGCGAGGTCGACCCGACCTGGCGGTTCATGACACTGGACTGGGACGAGAAGATCCGGATGGATCCCTCCTCCCCGAACGCCATGGCGTCGCTGGTCGCCAAGCGCGGCGACTACGACGTGCTCACCGGCAACGACGCCGACGCCGACCGGCACGGCATCGTCACCCCGGATGCGGGGCTGATGAACCCGAACCACTACCTCGCCGTGGCGATCGACTACCTCTTCTCGCACCGGCCGTCGTGGCGGGCGGATGCGGCGGTCGGCAAGACTCTCGTGTCGTCTATGGTCATCGACCGGGTCGCCGCCTCGCTCGAGCGCCCGCTGCTGGAGGTGCCGGTCGGCTTCAAGTGGTTCGTGCCGGGGCTGCTCGACGGCTCGGTCGCCTTCGGCGGCGAGGAGTCGGCGGGAGCGTCGTTCCTGCGCACCGACGGCACCGTGTGGTCGACCGACAAGGACGGCATCCTGCTGTGCCTGCTGGCCGCCGAGATCATCGCCGTCACCGGCAAGACGCCCTCGCAGCGCTACGCCGAACTCGAGCAGGAGTTCGGCGCCTCGGCCTACCAGCGCATCGACGCCCCCGCCACCCCCGAGCAGAAGGCGGCCCTCGCGGCCCTCGCGCCGGAGTCCGTGTCGGCGGTCGAGCTGGCGGGCGAGCCCATCACCGCGAAGCTCTCGCACGCGCCGGGCAACGGAGCCGCGATCGGCGGGCTCAAGGTGCAGACCGAGCACGCCTGGTTCGCCGCGCGCCCCTCCGGCACCGAAGACGTCTACAAGCTGTACGCCGAGAGCCTGCGCGGCCCCGAGCACCTCGCCCAAGTGCAGGACGAGGCGCGGACCGTCGTCGCCGCCGCACTGAACTGA